One Aegilops tauschii subsp. strangulata cultivar AL8/78 chromosome 7, Aet v6.0, whole genome shotgun sequence genomic window carries:
- the LOC109734405 gene encoding uncharacterized protein produces MADVVLSRQDVLREADRAGRRHCFRDLGLQFGWSAIIAILSANKWCELWVQVQMFNGHMVLERGWEYFCRRHKIVPGGLGLKVRIFNTNASNICRVRCSKNSCIDDIAHAM; encoded by the exons ATGGCTGATGTAGTCCTATCAAGGCAGGATGTCCTGCGAGAAGCAGACAGAGCAG GAAGGCGCCACTGCTTTAGGGACCTCGGTCTCCAATTCGGATGGAGTGCTATAATTGCTAT CCTCTCCGCCAATAAGTGGTGCGAGTTATGGGTCCAGGTGCAGATGTTCAACGGGCACATGGTGCTCGAGCGCGGCTGGGAGTACTTCTGCCGCCGGCACAAGATCGTCCCCGGTGGCCTGGGGCTGAAGGTGCGGATTTTCAACACCAACGCCTCGAACATCTGCAGGGTCCGGTGTTCCAAGAACAGTTGCATCGATGACATCGCACATGCCATGTAG